The bacterium genome segment GTTTCACTCCATCTTCTTCTATTTCAATATGTATATCTGTTGCCTTTAACTCCACGCCTTTTGATATAATATCTTCAACGGCCTGCACTGCCGAAGAATCGCTTATTTCTATTACTCCGGAAGGTTTTAACACTTGAGCGTGTTTACCTTTCTGCACAGAAGGTACAAGCACATCTAAATGACCGTGAGAAAAATATTTCTCAATAGTTTCTTTAATATCTTTCTCATTAGCTAATCGAGGTTCTATCTGAAGAGATGTTATCTTTTCCAATTCTCTAACGACATCATCATCCGACGGGTCTACCATACCGCAAATAAGTTTGTTACCCCCTCTATATACAGGTATAACTCTATATTTTTTACAGGTAAACTCGGGAAGCAAAGTTGCAACATTTCTATCAATATCTATTTGAGAAAGGTTTATAGACGCCAGTTTTAATTCTTTTAGAGCAAAACTATACCATTGTTCAAAAGATAGAAGACCAAACTTTATCAACAAATACCCAAAAGGAGCACCTGTCTTCTCTTTCTCTTCAACAACAACATTTAATTGTTCTTTTGGCAGGTTAGTTTTAGTAAGTAGAACCTCTATTACCTGTTCTCTGTTCATAACAATAGCCTTCTTACAATATCAACAAGTTCTTTCTCTTTTATCATTCCAACTCTGTTTAAAACTATCTTACCTGTTTTATCTATAATAAAAGTTGTAGGAACCCCTCTTATTCCTCCATATTCAGCTTCAACTTTTTTATCACTAATACATATAGGGTATTTTATCTTATATTGTTCTATCACAGATTTTATGTCTGCATTTCTACTGTTTACAGCAATGCCAATTATCTCTACCCCTTTGGAGTTATATTCATCATAAAATTTCACAAAATCTGGTAACTCAGCTCTGCAAGGAGGGCACCATGTTGCCCAAAAATTTATAATCACAATCTTCTTTTTATAGTCAGACAATTTAACTGTTTTATTTTCTATAGTTTTAAGAGAAAAATCAGGTGCTTGAGAAACCTCCGCTTTAGAACAAGAAATCAATACAGACATCATTACCATCAACAATAGAAACTTTTTCATTATCGTTCTCCTTATTTTTGTTAATTTTCAACTATAGTATTTAGTGCGTTGAACAATGCTTTATAGTTTTGCATATACCGTTCAGGTTCTTTGCTTGCAGGTACTTCCGCCAGACAAAACCCGTCAAACTTAGATTTATGTAGCAAAGAAAAGAGAGAAAGATACGGATATTCTTCGCTACTCAATTCATGTATATGACATATTTCTATCTTATCTTGCAACATCTTAAAATTCTTATCTATTGTCCCTGTTTCATCCATATCTTTTGGGTTAGAGTTCCAGCACACAAAAAGATTGGTATGGTCTGCTATATCCACCATCTCTTTTATATGTACAGGGTAGGAAGATTCTTGTCCATGTACTTCAAGCCGTATTTTTACTTTATAGTCAGAAGCAAACGAAGCAACCTCTCTTAAAGCAAGCCCTATTTGGTGAATTGTTTTTTCTTTTGGAACATCAACAGGTAAGGCGTTTGGTCTTACCTTAACTCCTTCGGCTCCAACATCTTTTGCCAGAAGAACAAATTCTTTGGTTGTTTCTATATTTTGTTTCAACACAATAGGGTCGGGGCTATGGTATTCACAGATACTGCCAAGGCACACAAGTTTAACAGATGAATCAGCAAATTTACTTTTCACCTCAGTTCTTTTTTGATTAGATAGCGAAGGTTCTACCCTATGTTGATGTCCTGTTCTAAGTTCTACCCCTTCAAAACCGAAAGTATGACATTTGTTTATCAATGTATCTATATCCCAATCTATCCCAAGTTGATAAGTTACCATACCAAGTTTCACTTAATACCCTCCTTATTGTTTACAACTTTTAATGCGAACCATATCTCGCATATTATATTTTTTTAAAAAACAAAACCCCTTTTTCGCTAATTTTTAAATCTTACATTAGCACCTATCCATATTTTGCAAATTTTACGTACCTATTGAGGGATTAAGGTTGTTGTTTGGTATTTATCTATAAGTTCTCCCAACCTGCAAATGATACATTTTTCCCTCTTCTCATCCCACCAAGCACAATCTGTTAATATACAGTTGTCAAAATCTTCTACCTGTTCAGGAACTCCAAAAGCCGCTTCCCCAAGCGGCCGTTTCTGGGTCTTCAACCTTAACGGACATTTCATTGTTGTTCACCCCCCCCTTTTTTTGTGAAAAACATTTTAACTTTAATCAAAAAGAGAAATATTAAAGATAGTTCTTTTACCAATATCTGTTTAATTTTTTGATTCAAGCATTTTAGAGATTTTAGAAAGAACCACCTTTTGTATATTTTTAAGAGAATCGTCCGTTTCCGCTTCTACCCTAACAACTATCGCTGGTTGGGTATTAGACGCTCTTGCAAGAGCCCAACCATCGTTAAAGTAGACCTTAACCCCGTCCAAGTCAGAAGTCTTGTAATGAGATTCAAAAAACTCCTTCACTTTTTCTACTACTGCAAACTTTTTATCATCAGGAACATCTATCCTTATCTCAGGAGTAGAACAATATTGTTTTACTCCTTTAAATAAATCACTCAATTTATCTGACACATTATCCATTATTCTTAACAACCTCATTGTCGCATAAACAGCATCATCATACCCATAATATTCGTCAGAAAAATATAAATGGCCAGACAATTCTCCAGCAAGGGGCGCTTTTTCCTCAGCCATCTTACTTTCTATCAGAGAATGACCTGTCTTCCACATAATAGGATTACCGCCCGCTTTTCTTATCTCTTCTTCAAGAGATTTTGTGCATTTAACATCAAAAACAATTGAAGCATTAGGTATCCGTGACAGAATATCTCTTGAGTAAAGTATCATTAACTGATCTCCCCACAGAATTTCTCCTTTATCATCAATAACTCCAAGTCTATCTCCATCTCCGTCATAAGCAAATCCAGCATCAAGTTTGTTATCCAACACAACTTTTCTTAAATCTTTAAGGTTATCTGCTACCAAAGGGTCGGGTGGATGATTAGGAAAGGTAGGGTCGCTATCTATATATAAAGGAAAAACTTCAAAGTTAAATTTTTCAAGAATTTGAATTAGAACAGGTCCAAGAGTTCCGTTGCCTGTATCTACACCTATACGGAACTTTTTTTTGAAGTTAAAACTGTTTGCTATAAAAGAGATATAATCTGAAAGTATGTTTTTCTGCTCTATACTACCGTTCTTTTTACTAAAAACGCCTATCTCCATACTGTCAGCAATCTGTTGTATCTGTGCTCCATATAGACTTTTTTTATCTAAAACCATCTTAAAACCATTATATTCAGGAGGGTTGTGGCTTGCTGTAACCATTATACCTCCATCCATATTTTCTTTGTGGACAGCAAAATATAACATAGGGGTAGGAGCTATTCCAATATCCATAACCGTACAGCCAGTATCATAAAGTCCTTTTATGAGTTGTTCTTTAAGATACTGAGTAGAAATTCTATTATCACCACCAACACATATTCTATTTTTCCCTATTTTGTGAGCGTGTTTACCGAAAGCATACCCAAGGTAGTAAGGAAAATCTCCTTTTAGGTCGTCTTCATAAATACCTCTTATGTCGTACTCTCTAAAAATATTTCTATTTATTTTCATTTTCAAACCTCTGCAAGACCACCAGTAGTTCTATGGCTTTACTTTTGTTTTAGTGGGATTTTTGGTGAGCTCTGTAGTCCTTTGGTAATATTGGTAATTAAGCCTTGCGTTTATATCAACATAAGAACTCATTCCCATTCTATTGTAAACTGAACAGCGTTCATCCAAGGACAGACCTTGTTATTATATATTCTTATAAATACCTCTTTTTGTCAAGAAGTTTATCATTTATTTTATATCTCAATATTTCTTTGATTTTTCTGTTACCTGTGGTAGAATTTTTAACTATGAACCTTTACAATACAAAATGGGGGTAATAAATGAAGATATATATAATGACAGATTTAGAGGGAGTGGCAGGAGTTTTGGATTCAAAGAATTGGTGTTTTGAAGAAGGTCGTTTCTATTCACAAGCAACAGAACTTCTGACTATGGAGATTAACTCTGCTATAGAAGGTTTTTTAGAGGGAGGCGCAACAGAGATATTGGTTGCTGATGGACATGGTGGTGGTGCTATAAACCAGTCGATACTCCATAAAAAAGCTGAATATGCAAAAAATTGGAGCTCAGGTCGGGAGGCTTTTTCTTTGACAGACAGAAAGTTTGATTTTATTGCTTGGATAGGGCAACACCCGATGGCAGGCACAATTGGAGGGCATCTAACTCATACAGGTAATATGGGTGTAGTTGAACAGTCGATAAACGGTATTCCTGTGGGAGAATTTGGTAGTTTTGCGATGCTTGCAACTGAACTGGGTGTACGTTCTATATTTGGAACTGGTTGTAAGGCATTCTGTGATGAAGCAGAATCTTTTATACCAGGTATAGAAACAGTTGCTGTAAAAAAAGGTACTCAGACAACATCTGGTAACCACCTGCCACGGGAAGTTTACAGAGAACACAATAAATCTGCAATACATTTACACCCTATTGAAGCAAGACGGCTAATAAAAGAAGGAGCTAAACGGGCAATAGAAAGGGCTCAGAAAGAGACTTTTGGTTTGGTAGAATTACCCAAACCTCCTTATGTGAGAGTTAGAGTAATGAGGGGAGATGATAAATATCCTCCAAGAATTCTGAGGCAAGGTCCTGCAGATAGTTTGTTTAATTTATTAGATGCATCATACACCTTCCATGAGTTGAATATAAATCCAGCAGACCCTAATTTGAGTAAACTTCTTGGTAAACGTATAGTTTAAGTAACAAGTGTAATGTCTTGGATAAGGTAGTAAATAATTCTTATATTAAACTATTTGTTATACAGTTTTCTGTGTATCTGTAAATATGGCTTTATGGGTATATTTAATAGTTTCTCAGAAAAAGGTCCCTTGGGGGGGTATCCTCCGAAGTTTGTACTGTAGCGTAGGTGGAGGGGCTTTTGCTTTACGCTTTTGTTTTTTTACTGAAAGAAAAGACAAAGGCAAGGATAAAAATAATAGTAGGAATAAATCCTCAGGGGTTTACAGAGAGGGTTTAACGAATATTTAAGACCATCTTAAATTCATTAAAAGGCCAGTATTTTAAGATGGTTTTGCTTATTATTAATTCTTCGCTAATAGGGCCCCACACACTGCTATCTTCACTTAGGTTTCTATTATCTCCAAGTAAAAAATAAGAGTTGGGTGGTATTTCCCATTTATTTGTATATGTAGGAGGTTCTTTTATATAAGGTTCATTTAGGAGAGTTCCGTTAATATACACTTTACCGTTTTTAATATCTACAACCTCACCCGGTAGTCCTATTATTCGTTTTGCAAGTATTTCATCGCTTATTTGTGGATCCTTTAGCATTACAATAGTTTTTCTTGGAAGAGAAGTTTTTTTAACTGTTACTACCTTGTCATTAACATTTAAGGTTGGTTCCATAGAAGAGGAAATAATTTCATAAAACCTCACTTCTTTTACACCAAACAGGTATCCTACAAAAAAAATAAATATGACCATCAATATACTATTTATGATTTTAAACATAAATATATTTTAATATTCTCCAAATAAAACGTCAAGTTTGACTGTATCTAAATTTAACACCAAAATAATCATACATTTTGGTAACAAACATACATATATTGACAAATTTAAGTCTTGCGGGTATAACAAAGTATCACAAAAAAGAATAATTCCGGAGGCTTTATTATATTATGAAAGAGACCATCTCGGTCAATTCCCTCAATAAGATAACCGATAATCTTGATATTGTCAAAGTCGTTTCAGAATATTTGACATTACAAAGAGCAGGAAAGAATTTTAAAGCATTATGTCCTTTCCACGAAGAAAAAACACCGTCTTTTGTTGTCAATCCTGAAAAACAGATATTCCATTGTTTTGGTTGCGGGGTAGGTGGCAACGCTATAAAATTTTTAATGAGTATTGAAAACCTACCCTTCCCACAAGCTGTTGCTCTTGCATCAGAAAAAGCAGGAGTCTCCATTTCTCTTGGAAGATATTCACATAAAGATTCTGAGGAAGCTAATAAAATTTATAATGCCAACAAATTTGCTTCTCAAATTTATACCAACCTTCTATTTTCTCAAACTGATAAAAGAGCTTTTGAATATTTAGCAGCTCGAGGTCTCAAAGAACCTGATATCAAATTTTTTCAAATAGGGTATGCTTCTTATTCAACAGACCTTTTAGTCAAAGAGATTCACAAGAACAAACTACAAATAAAAGATTTTATTAAGGCAGGATTGGTTAAAGATGATGGGAAGGCAGATGTTTTTAGGAATAGAGTTATGTTTCCTATTTTTGATTGGCGGGGAAGAATTTTAGGTTTTGGTGGCAGAGCTCTTGATGAGCAACAGATGCCTAAATATCTTAATACAAGCGAAAATCAGGTGTTTTATAAAGGGAAAATCCTTTACGGGCTTAATTGGGCATCAGTACCTATAAAAGAAAAAGATTTTGTGATTCTTGTAGAAGGGTACTTTGATGTTATCAAATTGTATTTGAACGGAATTAAAAATGTAGTAGCACCTATGGGAACCTCTTTAACATCAACCCAAATTAACTTCTTCAGAAGATATTCAAACAATGTTCTTCTGATGTTCGATTCTGATCAAGCTGGCGTAAGAGCATCTTTAAGAAATCTTGAAACTGTTTTAAAAAAAGGGTGCAATACAAAACTTTGTGTATTACCTACTGGTTTTGACCCTGACAGGTTTATAGATGATTACGGGATAAACCCTTTTATTGAACTTATTAATAAATCTAAGAATTTTTTAGATTTTTCGTTTGATATTTATTCTCAACAGCATGGAATAGAAACTCCAAAAGGAAAATCTTTGGTTGCTAAAGAGGTTATGAAATATATAGAATTTTTGCCTGATGCGATTGAAAAATCAGAATATAGAAAGATTCTTGCAAAAAAACTGAATATTAAAGAAGAAATATTGGTGCAAAGTATTAGCGTAGAAGAGAAGAGAGAGGATGATACTGAGTTAAATAAATCTGATAACAAACTTTCCACAATAGATTATACTGAAAACCTTATTGTAGAGATTCTCTTCTCAGACCAACAATATTGGGAAAAACTTTTAGAATGGAACGGCGAGATGACACCAAGGATAAGTGTAATAAAACAGACTTCCAAGGAACTTTTAAAGAACAATTTACAACTTACACCTTCAAACCTTATAATTGGTGTAACAGATACTGCAGAATTAGACAATATGAGTAGTTGGATTACACAACGAGCTTTAAAAGATGTGAGTTGTTTTGAAGAAGAAAAAAAACAGGTTATTTTTTTGGATTGTCTCAAAAAGATACATAAGATTTGTTTATGGGAAAAACTTGAAAAAGTAAAAAAAGAAATGAATACTAAGAAAGATAACGGGCTTAATTATAATAAAGAGCTTGAAGTTTTACAAACATTGCTTTTTGAATTGCAAAAGGAGAATGTGAAAAATGGGTAGGAAAAAAAAGAGCGAAGTTCTTTCTAAAAATGAAAAGGCGCAAAAAATCAATGAGATTGTAAAAATGGGAAGGCGAAAGAAACGTCTTTCTTGGGAAGATATTAACGATATTCTTCCTATGGATCTGACCGACCAAGATGAAATAAACGAACTTTTTGACGAACTGGAAACTTGGGATATAGATATTGATGAAGAAGCGTTCCCTATTGCAAAGAATAAAAAAGTAGAAGATGAGTTTAAAAATCCTTTAAGGTCGTATCTTAAAGGTGCTGGGGCTTATACACTATTGAACCATAAAGAAGAGATTATGTTGGCTAAAGGTATAGAGGAAGCTAAAAAGAAACTTAACCAGAAAGAGGCTAAAAAGAAACTTACACCACAACAGTATGCAAAATATGAGATGGAACTATATGAGTTAAGAGAAAGGCTTATAAATTCTAACCTAAGATTGGTGATAAATATTGCAAAAAGATATAGTAACCCAAAACTTTCTATACTTGACCTTATACAAGAGGGAAATATTGGTTTAATGAAAGCTGTTGAAAAATTTAAATATAGAACAGGTTTTAAGTTTAGCACTTATGCTACTTGGTGGATAAGACAAGCAATAACAAGGGCGATTGCAGACCATTCTGCTACTATTCGTATTCCTGTTCATATGATTGAAAAAATCAATAAAGTTAAAAAGATAGAGGCAACAATCTCTCAAGGTAGTGAATTTGAACAACCGACAGAAGCAGAAATAGCTAAAAGAATGGATATGTCTGTTAAAAAAATTAGAGATATTATAAAATCAATGAGGCCAGACCCTATTTCTATTGATATGCCTGTTGGAGAGGGAGATAAAACGACTGTTGGAGATTTTATAGAAGATACAGAAAATTCTGACCCGTTAAAACATGCAAAACATTCTTTACTAAGAGAAGAGATAGAGAAGGTTTTATGTATTCTAGATGACAGAGAAACAGCAATAATTAGGTTACGGTTTGGGTTAGGAGAAGAAGGGTATCCGCGAACTCTCGAAGAGGTTGGGAACTGTTTTCAACTTACAAGGGAAAGAATAAGGCAGATAGAATCAAAAGCTATCCAGAAACTTAAATGCTCTCACAAGTGTGAGAAGCTCAAATCATTTGTTGAAGGTGATATGAAAGGCTTCATAAAGTATTAATTTTTTAAGAAGTTTTTATATCATTTAACAAACCTGTCTATATGTTATATTTTTCAAATAATATAATTTGACACTTCTTGCTTTTTGTAATAATATTTTAGTACATAATTTTGGTTATTTTACCAATAGGTTTGTAAATTTTTATGAGTTACAGGACAACATAATGAAAAATATTAGGGTATTGATAACAGACCCTCTTGAAAAAGAGGGGGTAGAACTCTTTAAACAAGCCGGTTTCGAGGTTGATGAAAAAGGAAAACTTTCTCCAGATATGCTATCTGAGATTGTTGCTCCTTATGATGTTGTGATAGTAAGAAGTGGAACTAATGTTACCAGAAAAGTTATAGATAGAGCTGAGAACCTAAAGGTTATTGGACGAGCTGGTGTTGGGCTTGACAATGTAGATTTAGACGCAGCTACTCACGCAGGCATAATAGTGATGAACGCTCCCGAAGGTAACACAGTTTCTGCA includes the following:
- a CDS encoding M55 family metallopeptidase; translated protein: MKIYIMTDLEGVAGVLDSKNWCFEEGRFYSQATELLTMEINSAIEGFLEGGATEILVADGHGGGAINQSILHKKAEYAKNWSSGREAFSLTDRKFDFIAWIGQHPMAGTIGGHLTHTGNMGVVEQSINGIPVGEFGSFAMLATELGVRSIFGTGCKAFCDEAESFIPGIETVAVKKGTQTTSGNHLPREVYREHNKSAIHLHPIEARRLIKEGAKRAIERAQKETFGLVELPKPPYVRVRVMRGDDKYPPRILRQGPADSLFNLLDASYTFHELNINPADPNLSKLLGKRIV
- a CDS encoding phosphomannomutase/phosphoglucomutase, producing the protein MKINRNIFREYDIRGIYEDDLKGDFPYYLGYAFGKHAHKIGKNRICVGGDNRISTQYLKEQLIKGLYDTGCTVMDIGIAPTPMLYFAVHKENMDGGIMVTASHNPPEYNGFKMVLDKKSLYGAQIQQIADSMEIGVFSKKNGSIEQKNILSDYISFIANSFNFKKKFRIGVDTGNGTLGPVLIQILEKFNFEVFPLYIDSDPTFPNHPPDPLVADNLKDLRKVVLDNKLDAGFAYDGDGDRLGVIDDKGEILWGDQLMILYSRDILSRIPNASIVFDVKCTKSLEEEIRKAGGNPIMWKTGHSLIESKMAEEKAPLAGELSGHLYFSDEYYGYDDAVYATMRLLRIMDNVSDKLSDLFKGVKQYCSTPEIRIDVPDDKKFAVVEKVKEFFESHYKTSDLDGVKVYFNDGWALARASNTQPAIVVRVEAETDDSLKNIQKVVLSKISKMLESKN
- a CDS encoding sigma-70 family RNA polymerase sigma factor, coding for MGRKKKSEVLSKNEKAQKINEIVKMGRRKKRLSWEDINDILPMDLTDQDEINELFDELETWDIDIDEEAFPIAKNKKVEDEFKNPLRSYLKGAGAYTLLNHKEEIMLAKGIEEAKKKLNQKEAKKKLTPQQYAKYEMELYELRERLINSNLRLVINIAKRYSNPKLSILDLIQEGNIGLMKAVEKFKYRTGFKFSTYATWWIRQAITRAIADHSATIRIPVHMIEKINKVKKIEATISQGSEFEQPTEAEIAKRMDMSVKKIRDIIKSMRPDPISIDMPVGEGDKTTVGDFIEDTENSDPLKHAKHSLLREEIEKVLCILDDRETAIIRLRFGLGEEGYPRTLEEVGNCFQLTRERIRQIESKAIQKLKCSHKCEKLKSFVEGDMKGFIKY
- a CDS encoding sugar phosphate isomerase/epimerase, coding for MKLGMVTYQLGIDWDIDTLINKCHTFGFEGVELRTGHQHRVEPSLSNQKRTEVKSKFADSSVKLVCLGSICEYHSPDPIVLKQNIETTKEFVLLAKDVGAEGVKVRPNALPVDVPKEKTIHQIGLALREVASFASDYKVKIRLEVHGQESSYPVHIKEMVDIADHTNLFVCWNSNPKDMDETGTIDKNFKMLQDKIEICHIHELSSEEYPYLSLFSLLHKSKFDGFCLAEVPASKEPERYMQNYKALFNALNTIVEN
- the lepB gene encoding signal peptidase I — protein: MFKIINSILMVIFIFFVGYLFGVKEVRFYEIISSSMEPTLNVNDKVVTVKKTSLPRKTIVMLKDPQISDEILAKRIIGLPGEVVDIKNGKVYINGTLLNEPYIKEPPTYTNKWEIPPNSYFLLGDNRNLSEDSSVWGPISEELIISKTILKYWPFNEFKMVLNIR
- a CDS encoding TlpA family protein disulfide reductase is translated as MKKFLLLMVMMSVLISCSKAEVSQAPDFSLKTIENKTVKLSDYKKKIVIINFWATWCPPCRAELPDFVKFYDEYNSKGVEIIGIAVNSRNADIKSVIEQYKIKYPICISDKKVEAEYGGIRGVPTTFIIDKTGKIVLNRVGMIKEKELVDIVRRLLL
- the dnaG gene encoding DNA primase; the protein is MKETISVNSLNKITDNLDIVKVVSEYLTLQRAGKNFKALCPFHEEKTPSFVVNPEKQIFHCFGCGVGGNAIKFLMSIENLPFPQAVALASEKAGVSISLGRYSHKDSEEANKIYNANKFASQIYTNLLFSQTDKRAFEYLAARGLKEPDIKFFQIGYASYSTDLLVKEIHKNKLQIKDFIKAGLVKDDGKADVFRNRVMFPIFDWRGRILGFGGRALDEQQMPKYLNTSENQVFYKGKILYGLNWASVPIKEKDFVILVEGYFDVIKLYLNGIKNVVAPMGTSLTSTQINFFRRYSNNVLLMFDSDQAGVRASLRNLETVLKKGCNTKLCVLPTGFDPDRFIDDYGINPFIELINKSKNFLDFSFDIYSQQHGIETPKGKSLVAKEVMKYIEFLPDAIEKSEYRKILAKKLNIKEEILVQSISVEEKREDDTELNKSDNKLSTIDYTENLIVEILFSDQQYWEKLLEWNGEMTPRISVIKQTSKELLKNNLQLTPSNLIIGVTDTAELDNMSSWITQRALKDVSCFEEEKKQVIFLDCLKKIHKICLWEKLEKVKKEMNTKKDNGLNYNKELEVLQTLLFELQKENVKNG